TTACATCGGGCTACGGTTTTTGGGGCGTACCAATGCGATTAGGTTCACAATCAGAAGTAGTGATTATTGATATAAAAGGGAACTAATTATTAAAAATCAGTTTCAATTGATACACCTTGTTCTTTTCTAAGCCTTGAAAGTATTGTTAAGTCAGATAATTTTATAATTAAATGCTGATGATCTGGCTCTTTACTATGGCATTCAATACATACGGCTTTTAAGTTTCCTCTTTCATTATTTTGTTTATTACCATCTTTATGATGAGTATGTAATAAGTGTTTATATGCAGATAGATTTACGTTACAAGATTCACAGCAATAATTTTTAGAATAGCGGTAATTTTCAGAAATTTGTTTCCAATTAGAAGTATATCCAGGTTTATCTTGGTTTTTATATATAGGGAGTTCCCGAAAATAAGGACGAAAATATGCAAAGCATTCTTCTAAGTTAAATTCATTAAAGACTTTAGTCTTATTATTAGAATAGTTTTTATAATTTAGTTTAATTAGGCAATTTTTGCATACTTGAAGTTCTACTTCTTCTGTTATACCTGAATTATTATGGATTTCAAAATATCCACTATTATTTGTTGTTATATGATAACGTGCAAATCGCCCTTTATTCCTCATATTTTCAAGTGTTGAACAGTCTGTAAGGTGAAATTTATTCCTTTGTGTGATGTCTGTTATAGCTAATTCATATTTAAAGCTATGATCGGGAATAAAAAGTAGAACTTGTTTATCTTGGTAGCTAAATATTCCTTCAGTAATTTCTAATTCTTCGAGAGTTATTTCTTTACCTTTACTTGTCGTTATATCAGTATTAAATTCTGTAGTTAATTTCTCTCCTTTCCGTAAGTCAATTTCAACTATTGATGTAGCCCCCATTTTTCTTACATTCATAAATAATTGACTAAAATCGACAGTTAATTTCATCTATTTCAACTCCGAAATACGTTGTAATTGTTCTTCAGCATTAGTAATAATTCTGAATGTAACTCTTTTTGAAGCATCTCTATCTTCGTTCCCCTTACTGTCTTTAATTATTTTTGAAGATGATAAACCGACTGCTGAAATATTTGATTTAATCCACTCTTTATAAGGTGCTACTTCTTCTAGTTGATAAGTAAAGGCAAGTACTGATCTAGTTCTATCTTGAGATAACC
This portion of the Vespertiliibacter pulmonis genome encodes:
- a CDS encoding HNH endonuclease signature motif containing protein encodes the protein MKLTVDFSQLFMNVRKMGATSIVEIDLRKGEKLTTEFNTDITTSKGKEITLEELEITEGIFSYQDKQVLLFIPDHSFKYELAITDITQRNKFHLTDCSTLENMRNKGRFARYHITTNNSGYFEIHNNSGITEEVELQVCKNCLIKLNYKNYSNNKTKVFNEFNLEECFAYFRPYFRELPIYKNQDKPGYTSNWKQISENYRYSKNYCCESCNVNLSAYKHLLHTHHKDGNKQNNERGNLKAVCIECHSKEPDHQHLIIKLSDLTILSRLRKEQGVSIETDF